ttttttcataatctaATTTTGCTCTAACTTTACCACTTTTTAATCCTCATACCTTTAGTACTTTCTGCATTCCAACTTTTctgcacagttttttttttttttgccttaatgCCCCTTCATGTTATTATGACCAGCTTATGTATTACATAATAAACGAAAAGTCCGACCTGCTGTTAGCTCGGTTTCCTCGAGTGGAAATCTCTTTAAAGTCtccagaaacttttttttagaGAATATTTGCTCAGCTACCtgagtgtgttcgtgtgtgtctTGTGACTCCTCACGTGTAAACAAAGGCGTGACTTTATATGTGACTTTCCAACCAACACGGGCGGGTGTTGTGAAtactgtcaaagtcaaaagtcaaagtctgctttattgtcaacatcttcacatgccgagacacacaaagacatcgaaattacgttttccctatcccacggtgacaagacatattacacgatagacacacaagtaaacaacgccttGTTCCCGCTGTTGCGTGCAAGTTAAGCAAAGTGCCTAATTGAATCAAACCCTCTGCGTCATTGCCGCCGAATGAGAAATGGTTGCGGCCTATTTTGGGCAACTGGAATTCTATCAACTGTTTTTTTGATAtgatcatttttgtttgttgattATCTTAATTGGATTTAGGTTATTGACTCATTGTGGAGTCTTTTGGAAGAGAAGTTGACTTCAGCTAGCAAAGTGCCACTTCCGAGACTCCTTCAACATGGTTTCTTAACACAGTCaatattcgatttttttttttttcttgtactcGCACTTTGCAACCGTACATTTGAAGGGAAAAGCCTTGAAGTACCTGTTGTTATTATACATAACTAAAGATTTACTTTGTTTAATTGCACACTTGGTGGGTGGACCACCTTCAAAATCATTCAcgtgttgtatttttattcctgtagtAATCTTAAGAAAGAAGATCTGGTGTCAGCAGTCCATTCTCCAAGAATGGTTTGTTttggaaaaacacaatttattctTTGCCTCTTTCCtacactcatttttttttctctcgtttTTCCAGACAAGACGGAACCCTTTTAATCGAGCTTCCCTCCTTGTTGACGAACCAGCTGAGCTCACTAAAACAGGTGAGCCAAAATTCTTCAGTCGTGTCAATCCGACTACAAATTTTCAAAACGATATTTCCCTTTCCTTAGAGCCCACCTCCCTCCCGAAGCATCAGCAAGCAAGGGGGAGCAGTCAGACATCGGGGAACTCCGCGACATCCGAGGGCTCCTCTAAGCCCATCCCCAAAAAGCGGACATTCGTAACAAAGGCACCCCTGGACCTTCAGGTCGCTCCTGCCCCAAGACCAAACCTCTATCAGAACTCCAGTGGAAGCTCCAACCGATCCACGGGTGAAGCCGTGGTATCGGCCCACCCGTCTGCCTCTGCGATAATTCCTCAGCAGGGTTCTCAGGTTTTATCTCATTCCAGTCTGGTGGAAAATGAAACGCTATCTTTTATTACAGCTCACAGGTGAGTGGCAACCTTAACTAGCATCTTTCTACCATTTTTTTGTCCTACTTTCAAATAATTCCATATCACTGGACAGACACACAGAACAGATGATCAAAGATAATTTCACACGAGGACGGCATCAGACCGTAGAAAGAATCCGGGACCATGATCCAGTCGTTGGCGGCAGTGAGATATCATCCGTGGAGGAGCCAGAGTGGCAAAAAATCGCAGGTAAGGCTTGATCTGTGTTGTCATCCAAAGTTGTCTCTTTAGACCCAACCTGTGCTAGGGAAAGGCTAATGCGTCCTTCCTACTCTAGCTCCTATTCCTTATATGATCATTTTCTTTACATTTAGAAGCTCCCATATCCTATGACATCAACTTTATTgagtcctcggagcagaagaCACAGAGGAGCTCCCAACAGAAACGTTCGTTCAAGTTGACCAACCCGGCGGCCTCCAGTCCCACCGGCGACAACGACGAGGATTCCATCTCGAAAGTGCTCGATTGGTTCAACCGTAGAACCGATAGCAGCAATTTGGTGAACGGCAAAGAGGTCTCGAGGGAGCCGGACGGACACCGTGAGGCGGCAGCGATGGGAAGCGAGGAGGTCTTCAAGAAAGCTATTCAGGAAAAGGAAATATGGACGAGTCAGCCAGAAGGAGCAGCCGAGGAGACCATGAACGATATGACAAATGATGACATCACCGGGATAAAATTGTTTGAGGAAAGCACGACGCCTGTGATACCTGGAGACAAAACCCAGACGGGAGAAGGAAACGAGACGAGGCCAAACATACCCTCTGTCATAAATGTAGTCAACGCAAGTCAGCATGTTGGATTGAAACAGGACCAAGACTTAGACCGTTCGAATTTCAGGAACTACGCATACCCTGAAATTTTAAGCGCTAATCCCCAAGTAGCTGACAGGAAAGGTTCTGACGTTGAGCTTTTATGTGTTGAACCACTAGTGCCAGAAAAACCTCTGCGGTCCAGTCCAGATGTAAAAAATCAAGCAGAAACCCTTCAACAGCGGTCCAGTCCAGATGTAAAAGGGGTCTCTTTAAATCAAGCAGAACCCCTTCAACAGTTCACAGAGAGCCCGAGTCCAGAGTCAGAGCATACGTCTCAGTTAACAGACCTCGAGAACATCTGCAAAACACCGGAGAATTCCAGCAAAGACTGCGAGCAGTCACCCGAAGCAAAAGACACAGCGAGTCCTCAAAGACAAAAAAGCACAGCAGAGAAGATCAAGCAGCTCAAAACGTTCTGGGAGCAGGAGGCAGGCAAACCAACGCTTAATGGCGCTAAACGCAAAAGCGTGCGGGGTGCAAAGATGACCAAGAGATTCACCAAATCGGAATTTGACTTACGGACCATTGGCGACCACTCAGGCAGCGACGGCGAAGGCTCCAATCGAGACAATCGGCCTCTAAATCAGACAATCGATCAAATGTCGCCCTCCCTCGGTGGGAGCCGAGCCCAGTTTAGCAGCCTGCTGGAGTTCTGGGACGAAACCACCGCAGACCCCAAAACCAAAAGCCCCAAAAGGCAAATCAACACTCCACAACCGCCCGAAGAGTTAGGTTCTTCCCAGCCCGAGCCTCGCTCCTTTGAAACATCTCACGTCTCAGCCAACGACCCAAAAAAGAACCTGCCGGAGTCTGCACAACCCAAAGAACCCCAAAAGATCTTGAAAGACTCAAGCAGGGTCAACAAAACTGCAAGACCACCACCAACTCCACCTAGGGAGGTTCGTTCTCCCAAAAGAAGAAAGGACAGCTTCAGCCATTCCAGCGGTCGCGGGAGGTCTCTGCGTCGAGCCACCAGTATGTTCGCTCTAGTCGACCCGCAAGAACCGACGCTTAAGATCCACGTCAGCCCCGTCCAATCCCAAAGCAGGAAGCCGAGCGGCGATAGCGCTCAGAGCGTCAAGGGAACCGAGACCCCCCTGGCCAGGGCTTTCGTACCCCGAGACTACAGCCACTACTTGGGGATGGCCAACGAGCCGGGTACCCTGCCTCCCGAGGCGGAGATTTCCGAGAGTTTCGGCGGACCTGTGAGGACCAGCACTCCCACGGGTTCCAAGAAGAACTTTAAGCCCAGCCCACCCCAGGCGAGGATCAATTACAGCAGCCCAGATGCTGATCCCGAGTCTCCTCTAAGCAACACGTCCGAATCCTTGTCCAACTCCAggaatattttcaaatgtaagtactatccatccatccatgttctATTCACATTCAAGAACCGATGCTGTCAGTGATTCCCGGAATTTTTTTATGTatgagaaaaacaaattcaaagaaATATCGCCTGAGTAAGGCGGCgtggtggggcactggttagcaaatCCAGTTTAGAGGTACGGGGTTTGattccggccttcctgtgtggagtttgcttgttctccccgtgcctgcgttgGCTTTCCTCCAGGTACTTCGGTTTCCTCccaaattgtccgtaggtgtgattgtgtgAGTGTtggtctccgtgtgccctgcgattggctggcgaccagttccgggtgtcccaaagtcagctgggataggctccagcacacccgccaccctcgtgaggagaagcggtttagaaaatggatggatggatattgccTTAGCGCCCAGAACGTTCCTCAGCCACCCCCCCAATATCCTGTTGAACTATAGACAtgactgccatctagtggtgatgacAGCACACAGCAACTATCAATACGAAAAGCTCTCCAACCCATTCATTTTAATAGGGAAAAGttttgcgtgttttttttttttttgtgtgtaggaATTTACAAAACAGAATCGAAACTATGTGATGATGGACTTGTCAGCAATGATATCTCTGGAGAAACATTTGTTCAACAAACACGGGACACCTTACTGCATCCGTGTCTGTTATCTTTGTTTGCCAAAGTGAGTCACTCGTCAACACTCGCCGTCTTTGGCTGATATTTGACTTGTGGGCTGGGAAGGTTCATCGGGAACATTGACAGTGTAGCGCAAACTAAAATTCCATTTCAGCTCATTTTACTGGAATTGCTTAAGCATCATCTTGTGACTGTGTGTCCAAATGGCTCCTGTGATCAACAAGAAAGCTAACAGTGAACAAAGCCCAATTCAGTTAAGATAGCCCTATGTTGCCTTGTGATTGTAATCAAAAAATCGCTTTCTTTGTTTACCATTGTCAggcaaggaggatgaggagaatcCTGTGAGGAAAGCGCTGCAGCGAGCAGAAGCTAGACCTAAAGGTCTCGCTAAAAGTATGGAGGACCTGGTTGGGTCTTTGTCACCAAGTGAGTATCAACAGCATCACTCtcaatttttttccctttaattACACTTTCATGATTTATCTCCTGCTAGCACAAGAGAGACGGCAAGAGCCGAAACCAAACACGAGGCGAACCACTGACGGTAACAATCTCAAGTTCTTATATTTCAAATATGTTATTTCCTCACCTTGTACTTTCTTTTCACCATAGACGCCACGACGCTCCCTTCCCCACGCCCGTTCTCGGAGCAAGAGCGCCTGAAGAAGATGAGCAAGTCGGTCCCCTCGTTCTTGCAGACGGAGGTGAAAAGAAGCACGGCGCGGGCGTCCGGCATGACCCTGCACGCGTGGCTCCCCCGTGCATGATGCAGCACATGTATGTTGCAGGATGACAGCCAGTTTTACGAGGACGTTCTCCACCCGGGAATACACACGACGGACTCGTCCTTTGACTTGGCCTCTGTGTCGTCTGTACGTCTCGCTCACTCACCGCATGAGCCGCTTACACTAACGGCTTTCTTACATACGCTAAAGCCGAGACCGTTTTAAACTCCGTGGCTAACCAAAAGGGCAGCACCAACGAACGCGATGGTCATCTCGTTTGTGTCGCTCGGCAGTTTAATGGGAGCGTGATGACCATGGACTTTGGCAACGTGGACGTGCAAGGCAGCATCCACTTCTCCATCAACTACGTGCAAAAGCTCCGAGAGTTCCACATCTTCGTGGCTCAGTGTCAAGACTTGGCGGCCGCTGACCTCAAGAGAGGTCGCTCGGACCCGTGAGTATGATAAACGAAGCAGGGTTAATTAACGGCGTTGGATGGAGAACACGAGAGTTCTCAGAACATAACCGAAAAACATATTTCCACACGTGGGTTACGTGCAATTGGACAATTGAGCAGATAAGATGTCACGAATCTGCAGCATTCCAGACGTGATCGTATTTGGTTGGAGCTTTCTTCTCATCCAATCAAACCAAATTAAGTTTTCCACTGTTGTAACATGTTTATCATTCTTGTGCACTGTCATGAGGCAGCATCACGTTTGCCAACAGCTTGTGTATTGTTTTAGCTACATTTAGCATCATGAAATggaaatgtacaaaaaaaatgtatatcaaCTTTTTGAC
This genomic window from Syngnathus typhle isolate RoL2023-S1 ecotype Sweden linkage group LG6, RoL_Styp_1.0, whole genome shotgun sequence contains:
- the sytl2b gene encoding synaptotagmin-like protein 2 isoform X3, which encodes MMIDLSFLTEEERVVIMTVLRRDAQLKQADEQRIKKLESIVSQGPSSDSKLKYLTGQWFYDAKSRRHMDKIHGSEIILASMKQRSASEGCYRPERPRAFKSPSSDVAVPQKPARCLDMPQEFNNLKKEDLVSAVHSPRMTRRNPFNRASLLVDEPAELTKTEPTSLPKHQQARGSSQTSGNSATSEGSSKPIPKKRTFVTKAPLDLQVAPAPRPNLYQNSSGSSNRSTGEAVVSAHPSASAIIPQQGSQVLSHSSLVENETLSFITAHRHTEQMIKDNFTRGRHQTVERIRDHDPVVGGSEISSVEEPEWQKIAEAPISYDINFIESSEQKTQRSSQQKRSFKLTNPAASSPTGDNDEDSISKVLDWFNRRTDSSNLVNGKEVSREPDGHREAAAMGSEEVFKKAIQEKEIWTSQPEGAAEETMNDMTNDDITGIKLFEESTTPVIPGDKTQTGEGNETRPNIPSVINVVNASQHVGLKQDQDLDRSNFRNYAYPEILSANPQVADRKGSDVELLCVEPLVPEKPLRSSPDVKNQAETLQQRSSPDVKGVSLNQAEPLQQFTESPSPESEHTSQLTDLENICKTPENSSKDCEQSPEAKDTASPQRQKSTAEKIKQLKTFWEQEAGKPTLNGAKRKSVRGAKMTKRFTKSEFDLRTIGDHSGSDGEGSNRDNRPLNQTIDQMSPSLGGSRAQFSSLLEFWDETTADPKTKSPKRQINTPQPPEELGSSQPEPRSFETSHVSANDPKKNLPESAQPKEPQKILKDSSRVNKTARPPPTPPREVRSPKRRKDSFSHSSGRGRSLRRATSMFALVDPQEPTLKIHVSPVQSQSRKPSGDSAQSVKGTETPLARAFVPRDYSHYLGMANEPGTLPPEAEISESFGGPVRTSTPTGSKKNFKPSPPQARINYSSPDADPESPLSNTSESLSNSRNIFKCKEDEENPVRKALQRAEARPKGLAKSMEDLVGSLSPTQERRQEPKPNTRRTTDDATTLPSPRPFSEQERLKKMSKSVPSFLQTEFNGSVMTMDFGNVDVQGSIHFSINYVQKLREFHIFVAQCQDLAAADLKRGRSDPYVKSYLVPDKLHLGKKKTSVKKKTLNPTFNEILRYHIGIESLKTQILVLSVWHHDTFGRNTFLGEVDVDLSKWDFDHTRMNDLPLKAKTRTTLASLSGRGEMRLAVRFLPKVIYGEAKHVPRTGEIHIWVKECRNLPLIRATIDPYVKCFVLPDTSRKSRQKTRVLRRTANPLFNHTMVYDGIRAIDLTEACVELTVWDRDKLASNLLGGIRLGTGTGRSYGSAVDWMDSTPGEVALWERMLASPNEWAEGVLPLRVLSSAKTAFK
- the sytl2b gene encoding synaptotagmin-like protein 2 isoform X2, coding for MMIDLSFLTEEERVVIMTVLRRDAQLKQADEQRIKKLESIVSQGPSSDSKLKYLTGQWFYDAKSRRHMDKIHGSEIILASMKQRSASEGCYRPERPRAFKSPSSDVAVPQKPARCLDMPQEFNNLKKEDLVSAVHSPRMTRRNPFNRASLLVDEPAELTKTEPTSLPKHQQARGSSQTSGNSATSEGSSKPIPKKRTFVTKAPLDLQVAPAPRPNLYQNSSGSSNRSTGEAVVSAHPSASAIIPQQGSQVLSHSSLVENETLSFITAHRHTEQMIKDNFTRGRHQTVERIRDHDPVVGGSEISSVEEPEWQKIAEAPISYDINFIESSEQKTQRSSQQKRSFKLTNPAASSPTGDNDEDSISKVLDWFNRRTDSSNLVNGKEVSREPDGHREAAAMGSEEVFKKAIQEKEIWTSQPEGAAEETMNDMTNDDITGIKLFEESTTPVIPGDKTQTGEGNETRPNIPSVINVVNASQHVGLKQDQDLDRSNFRNYAYPEILSANPQVADRKGSDVELLCVEPLVPEKPLRSSPDVKNQAETLQQRSSPDVKGVSLNQAEPLQQFTESPSPESEHTSQLTDLENICKTPENSSKDCEQSPEAKDTASPQRQKSTAEKIKQLKTFWEQEAGKPTLNGAKRKSVRGAKMTKRFTKSEFDLRTIGDHSGSDGEGSNRDNRPLNQTIDQMSPSLGGSRAQFSSLLEFWDETTADPKTKSPKRQINTPQPPEELGSSQPEPRSFETSHVSANDPKKNLPESAQPKEPQKILKDSSRVNKTARPPPTPPREVRSPKRRKDSFSHSSGRGRSLRRATSMFALVDPQEPTLKIHVSPVQSQSRKPSGDSAQSVKGTETPLARAFVPRDYSHYLGMANEPGTLPPEAEISESFGGPVRTSTPTGSKKNFKPSPPQARINYSSPDADPESPLSNTSESLSNSRNIFKCKEDEENPVRKALQRAEARPKGLAKSMEDLVGSLSPTQERRQEPKPNTRRTTDDATTLPSPRPFSEQERLKKMSKSVPSFLQTEDDSQFYEDVLHPGIHTTDSSFDLASVSSFNGSVMTMDFGNVDVQGSIHFSINYVQKLREFHIFVAQCQDLAAADLKRGRSDPYVKSYLVPDKLHLGKKKTSVKKKTLNPTFNEILRYHIGIESLKTQILVLSVWHHDTFGRNTFLGEVDVDLSKWDFDHTRMNDLPLKAKTRTTLASLSGRGEMRLAVRFLPKVIYGEAKHVPRTGEIHIWVKECRNLPLIRATIDPYVKCFVLPDTSRKSRQKTRVLRRTANPLFNHTMVYDGIRAIDLTEACVELTVWDRDKLASNLLGGIRLGTGRSYGSAVDWMDSTPGEVALWERMLASPNEWAEGVLPLRVLSSAKTAFK
- the sytl2b gene encoding synaptotagmin-like protein 2 isoform X1: MMIDLSFLTEEERVVIMTVLRRDAQLKQADEQRIKKLESIVSQGPSSDSKLKYLTGQWFYDAKSRRHMDKIHGSEIILASMKQRSASEGCYRPERPRAFKSPSSDVAVPQKPARCLDMPQEFNNLKKEDLVSAVHSPRMTRRNPFNRASLLVDEPAELTKTEPTSLPKHQQARGSSQTSGNSATSEGSSKPIPKKRTFVTKAPLDLQVAPAPRPNLYQNSSGSSNRSTGEAVVSAHPSASAIIPQQGSQVLSHSSLVENETLSFITAHRHTEQMIKDNFTRGRHQTVERIRDHDPVVGGSEISSVEEPEWQKIAEAPISYDINFIESSEQKTQRSSQQKRSFKLTNPAASSPTGDNDEDSISKVLDWFNRRTDSSNLVNGKEVSREPDGHREAAAMGSEEVFKKAIQEKEIWTSQPEGAAEETMNDMTNDDITGIKLFEESTTPVIPGDKTQTGEGNETRPNIPSVINVVNASQHVGLKQDQDLDRSNFRNYAYPEILSANPQVADRKGSDVELLCVEPLVPEKPLRSSPDVKNQAETLQQRSSPDVKGVSLNQAEPLQQFTESPSPESEHTSQLTDLENICKTPENSSKDCEQSPEAKDTASPQRQKSTAEKIKQLKTFWEQEAGKPTLNGAKRKSVRGAKMTKRFTKSEFDLRTIGDHSGSDGEGSNRDNRPLNQTIDQMSPSLGGSRAQFSSLLEFWDETTADPKTKSPKRQINTPQPPEELGSSQPEPRSFETSHVSANDPKKNLPESAQPKEPQKILKDSSRVNKTARPPPTPPREVRSPKRRKDSFSHSSGRGRSLRRATSMFALVDPQEPTLKIHVSPVQSQSRKPSGDSAQSVKGTETPLARAFVPRDYSHYLGMANEPGTLPPEAEISESFGGPVRTSTPTGSKKNFKPSPPQARINYSSPDADPESPLSNTSESLSNSRNIFKCKEDEENPVRKALQRAEARPKGLAKSMEDLVGSLSPTQERRQEPKPNTRRTTDDATTLPSPRPFSEQERLKKMSKSVPSFLQTEDDSQFYEDVLHPGIHTTDSSFDLASVSSFNGSVMTMDFGNVDVQGSIHFSINYVQKLREFHIFVAQCQDLAAADLKRGRSDPYVKSYLVPDKLHLGKKKTSVKKKTLNPTFNEILRYHIGIESLKTQILVLSVWHHDTFGRNTFLGEVDVDLSKWDFDHTRMNDLPLKAKTRTTLASLSGRGEMRLAVRFLPKVIYGEAKHVPRTGEIHIWVKECRNLPLIRATIDPYVKCFVLPDTSRKSRQKTRVLRRTANPLFNHTMVYDGIRAIDLTEACVELTVWDRDKLASNLLGGIRLGTGTGRSYGSAVDWMDSTPGEVALWERMLASPNEWAEGVLPLRVLSSAKTAFK